From the genome of Pirellulaceae bacterium:
TGACCTAGATGCCTTGGCGGCTGCCTTCGAGTCGTTCGAAGGCTGTACCGACAAGCCGACTTTGATCATCGTCCGCAGTGTCATCGGTTTTGGGTCTCCTAACAAAGCCAATTCGCATTCTGCCCACGGATCGCCGCTTGGCGAGGATGAGATCAAGTTGACGAAAGAATTCTATGGCTGGCCGGACGAAAAATTCCTAGTCCCCGCCGAGGCCGTCGAATACTTTGCCGATACTCTTGGCAAACGTGGACATGAAGCCCATGCTCAATGGCTCTCGTTGTTCTCGAAATACCGCGCCAACTACCCTGCTGAGGCGCAACAATTGGATGCACTGTTTGCACGGCGATTGCCGGCTGGCTGGGATAGCGGACTGAAACCATTTTCCGCCGATGATAAGCCGATGGCCACGCGCGTCAGTAGTGGCAAGGTGTTGAACATGCTGGCTCCACATCTGCCGTGGATGATCGGCGGTTCGGCCGATCTGGCGCCCAGTACGATGACGCTTCTGGGTGGTCAAAGTGACTTTAGTAACCACGATTATTCTGGTCGCAATTTTCGATTTGGAATTCGCGAACACGCTATGGCAGCGGCTCTCAATGGCATGGCGCTCAGCGGCCTGCGACCCTTTGGGGCAACTTTCTTTGTGTTTACCGACTACTTGCGTCCGAGCATGAGACTCAGCAGCCTCATGCACCAGCCGGTGCTGTACGTACTGACGCACGACTCGATTGGCGTTGGCGAGGATGGTCCGACACACCAGCCCGTCGAGCATCTGGCGGCTTGTCGCGCGATCCCAGGGTTGTTTGTCTATCGTCCGGCCGATGCCAACGAAGTCCTGGAATGCTACCGAATCATCATGCAGCGCGGCGATCAGCCCGCCGCCCTGGTTTTGTCACGTCAGAACGTGCCGACGCTCGATCGCTCGCGCTACGCTCCTGCAGCCGGCGTGCAGCGCGGCGGATATGTGCTGTCGGATTGCGACGGCCAGCCAGACTGCGTTTTGATCGGCACTGGAACCGAGATTGAGCTGTGCTTGAAAGCCGCCGAAGAACTGTCCAGCCTGAGCATTCGAGCTCGCGTGGTCAGCATGCCTTGCCAAGAGCTGTTCGACGAGCAATCTGCCGAGTACCGGGATAGCGTATTGCCGCCAAGTTGCGCGACGCGGATTGCGTGCGAAGCTGGTCTGAGACAGGGGTGGGACAAGTATATCGGCCACGACGGCTATTTCGTGGGCATGTTTGGATTCGGCGCGTCAGGCCCTGCAGGAACCCTGTACAACCACTTCAAGATTACCGCTGATCAGATCGTGGCCTGCGCGCGAATTGCCGTTTCGGGTGGTGAAGAATAAGCGGTGCGGAGAGCCACAATGCGCAAGCGGCGATAGTCGGCCCACCACGCTCCATCACGCCATAAACTATCGCGCACGCGGCTTTCGATCCGGATCATCAGCTCTGGCCACAACTCGACGGGCACGCTGGCCAGCGTTTGGTGGCGAAACATTCGCAACCAGTTCTGCAGTCCGTGCCGCGCGTCCTCCAGTCGCGTGGGACGATCGAACAGTTCTGCGGAGCGAACTTCAAAGCCGGTCTGCTCCAATAGCCCAGTGTATTGGCTGATGCTGGGAAAATAATTCTCGGCTGACACCGGTTGACCGGTCATTTCCAAAATCACATCTTGCAATGCACCAACGATTCGCTGCACGTTACCGCGACCGCCGAATTCAACAACCAGTCGTCCAGCCGGCTTGAGCAGTGCCGCCATACACTGAGCGGCTTGCTCGGCGCGATGCACCCAATGCAATGCAGCATTCGAAAAGATGGCGTCGAAGGTCGGCTGTCCGTGATACTTGGAAATATCAGCCTCGATGAACTGGATATGGGGATAGAGCCGATTGGCCTGGGCAATCATTTCCGACGAGCTATCCAAGCCCACTACCTCTGCACCGGATAACGCGATTTTACTTGTCAGGTGTCCAGTCCCACAACCGACGTCCAAAATCCGCTCGCCTGCCTGAGGTGCCAACAGCTCCAATACTCCAGCGCCCAACTGACTCACAAAAGCGTGCTTACCGTCGTACAGTCCGGCGTCCCACTGGGTTTTGCTCATTAGAAGTTACCCTCCGACTTGTAGCTACGCTCGCCAGAACATGAACCTGGATCGACATCCCCGCTGCCTGCGCGACAGCAACTGCCCCAAACTTGCTTCGTCATCCGCGCCACCTTACAGCTCGCCCACATCACTACGCAAAAACTCGGTAGTAAAGGCTTTCTCCGGAGCAGCGCGTTCTGTAGTGGATAAGCCCAATTCGACGAACTGCTCTGCCAAGGTGCGCCAGCGCTGCAGACTCATCTGGCCGATGGTGCCAGCATCCGTATCCTGCGGCAGACACAGCGGTCGCAAAGCTTTTACGCCTTCCTCCAGCGCCTGCGCCGTCATTGCGTGCGTGTTGAGTTGCAGGATCAACGCATTAGTCTGTTCAGGTTGTTGCAAGTATTTTTGCCAACCTTGCTGACATGCGTGGACCATGCGTCGGACTAAGTCCGCATTTTGCGTTATCGACTGCCGAGTCGCCAACAAACACGAAGCGTACGGATTAAAGCCCACGTCCGATAGCATCATGGACCGCGAATTCACGCCTTGCTGCGCAGCCAGAAGCGGCTCGCTAAACGAGTAGGCTTGAATCGCCGTATTCTTGTCGGCAATAAAGTTGGCGATGCTGCCGGAATAGGGCACCACCTTGACATCGCGGAGCAGCCCCAAGTGCTGCATATAATCCACGAATGGACGGCCGACATTGGCTTGCAAAGTCATCCCAGCCAGGCTGCTCAGATCCTTGGCCGCTGATTCGGCATGAACCAAAATGCACCGTGGCGTATTTTGCACCGGCGCCAGCAGCGCCACGATGTCGGCCTGCTGCTCACGAAACAGCAATACATCATCGGCATTACCGATGGCAAACTGCGCACGCCCGGTCAACAGCTCTTGAGCCACCGGAGAGCTGGGGCCGCCCGGACGAATCTCGACGTCCAACCCAAACTGCTCGAAGATGCCATGTACTTTGGCAGCGTAAAATCCGCCGTGTTCGACCTCGGGATACCAATTAAGCATCAATACAACAGAATCCAGCGTTTGGCCGTCGCGCGAAGTGGCCTTGGAGGATTCAGTAGAGCCGCAGCCAGTGAGCGATGCCAGAAACGTCAGGCTCAGAACGGTTAGTAGTTGATAGCAGCGATGGAACTTGCGCATGGCTAGATTAATTGTGTGTGATTTGATATCGAGAGTACATAAATGCGAACAAGGGTCTTGGTCAGCTGGAGCTAGCTTGGGCTGCGGCGACAAACCGTCGATTGCCGTCGCCGTGGTGGTTCATTCATAACACAGGTTGAAGCAGTGTATTGCATCGACCGTAGCGGCCACGTCGTGGACTCGCAACACATGAACGCCACGACAAGCCATGGCCAGGCTGATGCCCAGTGTACCAGCATCGCGACTCCGCTGCGTGTCACCGATCAACTTTCCGACAAATCCTTTGCGCGAATGCCCGATCAAGATTGGATAGGAAAGCTTAAGAAGCCGCTGCACCGACCGCAGTAATTCTAAATTGTGCTGATGTGTCTTACCGAATCCAATGCCTGGGTCCAGACAAATGCGATCGGGGTTGATTCCTTCCACTTGCAGTTGAGTGGCACGTCGCTGGAGATAGTCGCAGATATCCGAGACGACGTTGTCATAGTGCGGATTGTCCTGCATCGTTTGTGGACTACCCCGCATGTGCATAACACACACGCCCACGCGGGAGTCAACTGCCAGCGGCAGCATTTCAGGATCGCCCTCCAGTCCGGTAACGTCGTTGATGATCTCAACCCCCAGATCGATGGCTGCCTGCGCTACCGCTGATTTCGAGGTGTCGATCGACAATGCCGCTGAGGCGCGGCGGCTGAGGGCTTCCAGCACAGGGACGACTCGCCGCAGCTCTTCGTCTTCAGTTACTGGATGGCTGTAAGGTCGCGTGCTCTCACCACCGACGTCCAAGACGTCCGCCCCCGCATCTTCCAAACGCAGCCCATGTTCGACGGCCGCCAAAGCCGTCGGGAATTGGCCGCCATCGGAAAAACTATCGGGTGTCACATTGACGATGCCCATGATGGCCGGCCGCTGCCAAAATTCCATTCGGCGAGTGCGCAATTGCCAACTCGGAGCGTATTCGGGATTAAGTTGACGCATGGCTCACTCTGACTTTCTGGGCAATTAAGGCACTGAATTGGAGGTGAAAGTGCCATAAGAAACTGGCCAGCCTATCTGTATTCGGTTGGCAATCATTGTATGCTAACGTCAACTGAACCGCAGGGGTTGAGCGGGTCCAATCGCGACTGTCGTAATGCCTGACGGCTGACCAATTTCACAGGACATGGAATCATGCAGCGCAGAACTTTATTGAAGGCGGGAGTAGCTGCCGGCCTGTTTCACATCGTGCCAAGGCATGTGCTGGGTGGTCCAGGGCATGTGCCACCTAGCGAAAAGATTCACTTGGCCTTGGTTGGCTGCGGCGGTCGAGGACGCGAAGTACTGAAAGACATGATGACCCACGACGATGTCCGAGCCATCGCCGTAGCTGATCCAGCTAGAGACTTCTCGACAAAGAGTTACTACTACCGCGACGCAGGCGGTCGCGAGTCCACTCGGCAGTTGATCGAACAGCGTTATCAACCTGACGACGCTGGCTTTCGCTGTGCGGCCTTTGCGAACTTTGAAGAACTACTGAGTGAAGTCAAAGACCTGGATGCCATCATCTGTGGAACCCCCGATCATTTGCACGCCTACGTAAGCATCAAGTCCATGCGCGCGGGCAAACACGTGTACTGCGAAAAACCGCTCACTCACAACATCTGGGAGGCGCGTGAGGTGGCACGCGTGGCCGCAGAAACCGGCTTGGCGACCCAGATGGGTAATCAAGGGCACTCCTCCGAGGGCATGCGCAAAACTGTGGAATGGATTCAAGCTGGTGCCGTCGGCACAGTGCGTCACGTCAAAGCCTGGGTCGGTGCCAAACGTTGGAATCCGACGCTGTCAGGTCGGCCTACGGATCAAGAACCGACGCCCGAAGGTTTGGACTGGGACCTGTGGTTGGGGCCACGCGAGCCGATTGCGTTTTCTTCCAAATACTTCCCAGTTGCCTGGCGAGACTTTTGGGCTTTCGGTAACTCGAACATCGGCGACTTTGCCTGCCACGACCTGGATGCAGCCTGCTGGGCGCTGGACCTGAAGTATCCGACACGAATCGAATTCTCGCCGGCGGGAACGTGCAACGCCGATATCGGTCCGCATGGCTGCATCGGTTATTACGAATTCCCAGCCACTGCCCATCGCGCCGCCGTGAAGGTGACGTGGCATGACGGTGGACTGTTGCCCCAACTTCCCAAGCAGTGGCCCAAGGATCAAAAGTTTCCAAGCCGTGGGGTACTTTTCGAGGGCGATGAAGGCGTGCTGTACTGCGGTGGTGCCGGTGGTGCTCCGCAAGTGGTGGGTCGTCCAGATTATACAGGCCCTGAAGCTTCGATTCCGCGCGTGGCCAGTCACTCTCGCGATTGGCTGGATGCCATTCGAGGAGGACCAAACACCGGCAGCAATTTTCAGTACGGTGCCAAGTTGACCGAACTGGCCATGCTGGGCGCGCTGTCGCTGAGAACCGGACAAGCCATCGACTGGGATGGCCCAAACATGACCGCCAGCGATTGCCCCGAAGCAACCGAGATTATCCGCGAGCCCTACCGCGCTGCCTGGTCATTAAACTCATAGCGTGCAGGGAGTGTGCAGCGATCGGCCCCGCAACTCGCGGCAAGATCAACGATGGTCGCGCACGACCCCCATCGTCCGCGCACCATTGGATGTGATTGCTGAGCGCGCCAGTTGCGGTAATTTCTTCGGTCGTGACATATTCTGCAGGTCGTGCAATGGCAACCCCGTGCCCCACGGCGCTTATGGTATCTTGGGTAATCACCAGGGTGCGTTTGAGTACAAACGGCAGATCGACGTTTGATCGTCGTGTGAGCACGACCGAATTGTCACGGCAATCGCATCACAACATGCTACGGCTACGATCCGCCTAGATTACGGAGCATCGACTCGAATTGGCGCTGCATGTTGTTCAGGCCTGTTTCGACCATCAAATCCTGCTTTTGAGACTTGATAATGGCCAGTGCCAGGGATTGGTTCTCTTGCCAGTCCTGGACATTGAAGCTGCGAATGTCACGATAGGGGATTTCTAACTTAGCGGCGATCTTCGGAACCAGATGGAAGGATTCATTCGAGCGAACGACATAGTAATTCTCGGACACTACGATGCCCACAGCGCCCACGATGACACCAAACAGAAATGTGCTCAGGCGACTCATGCTACTTAAGATTCCTGGTGAAGATTAAAACGCGACCCTTGGGTCCCACTATAACAAGCCGGTTGACTAGTACAAATAGAGAATCTTGCGGGCTATGCCGGGATGTTTGCTGGCTGGGTCAAAGACGGGCCTAGTCAAGAACCGTCAGCGGGCACAGAATAGCGGGTTGGCAGACACGGCAATTGGGCAATTAAATAATTACGTTCGAGCGGCAATTTTGACTCTCCTATTTAGATTTTGCCTGCGGGACGCCGCCCCGCACAGGCTGATCGTTCGAGATGATACGTGGATAGACGCTTCTTTACTTGGATGATGCTGACGACAGGGCTATTTTTCCTGTACCTCAGCATGCAAAAACCGGCTGACGTGAAGCCCAAGCCAGATGGGCCCGCAAAAGCCGATGTGGTCGAAAAAAATCCACTGCTGCGCGATTCGAATCAAGCTGGCAATGCGGAATTAACAGCTGCTGAGCCGTCCGGCGCTCTGCCTGAACAGGAGACACCGGCAGCAGCGGCCGTGGAACGGGCCGCCGACGGGTTTCCTTCCCGGTTGGTCACACTGGGTTCAATGGACCCACAGAAGAAATATAGTCTGCTGCTGACGCTCAACACCGCCGGTGCCAGCGTCGAGCGCGTCGAGATGGTCGGGCAGTCATCGCCCGGTAAGTTGCTGTACAAATCGTTGGAACACACCGGCGGCTACTTGGGTTATCTTGGGCTAGGCGAATCTCTAAACGGATTGCGTGTTCGCTCTGTACCAGACGGTAGCCCCGCCGCACTTGCACGCTGTGCTGATGTACAGGGCGGACTACAAGTCGACGATCTGTTGCTAAAGATACAAGACTCAACCGTGGTGACTCCAGTTGATGTCGAAGCCTGCTTGCGAACCATGAAGGCGGGTCAGGTGGTCGAGCTAACCATTAAGCGTGGCGAGCAAGAGCTGAGGTACTCGACGCAACTTTCTCAGGCTCCGCTAGATGTGTTGCGATCGGTGCCATTTGCCAGCGAGGTTATTCCGGGCAACCGAGAACTGGGCGGACTGCGCACCACATTGGCCGCGATTGACGGCACACAGATACCGAGTGGCAAGATCGTGCTACCTGCACTGGCGCGAACTTTGGAAGCTGACTGGGAAGTTCAGCCTGTGGACGTTCCGGGGGGCAGCGGTGTCCAATTTCGTATGCCCCTACAAAACATGTTGGCGCAAACGGAGCACCCGAAGCTGGAACTTGTCAAGCGCTACCGACTACTTCCGCAATCGGAGTCAGCCGATGGATTCCTGCTTGATCTGGAGACCAGTGTTGTCAACAGCAACGATCAACCTGTGAAAGTCGCCCTGCGCCAAGAGGGACCGACGGGACTGTCGCTAGAAGGCTGGTGGTATTCGGTCAAGCTTAGTCAGAGTTTCTTCAGTGGAGCCGGGCATCGCGACGTGGCTTTGTCCGATCACACCGGCGTGCACTCATTGAAGACGACTCGCGACGTTTTTTCGTTTGCCAAGAGCAACGCAGCTCAACCGCATTCGATCTTTTTTTCCGAGGGCGAACCGGCTGAGCGACGCAGCCTGAGATATATCGGGCTCGATTCGCAATATTTTAACGCCTCGCTGATGCCCTATGAAAAATCGCCGGAATCATTGACGGAATTGGCCCGCGCTGGTGGGCGTGTAATTGGCGATGTGGAGTCGATCAACAAATCGCAGATACAAGCCGCCAACATCGGCTTCTGGATTGACACGCAGGAGAAATCGCTGGCCGCTGGCGAAAGTTTCACTCAGCGCTATTCGATCTTTATTGGACCCAAGGACAGCCAAGTCTTGAGCCGCTACGGATTGGAATTGGCGATTGAGTACGGTTGGTTCCCGTGGGTCGCCAAGCCGTTGGGATGGTTGCTGCATCTGTTTTACAACATCGTCGGCAACTATGGCTTGGCGATCATCATGCTGACGGTCTGTGTGCGATTGGCGATGTTTCCGCTTGGCCGGCGAGCGGCCGTCACCGGGCAACGCATGCAGGAGTTGCAACCGGAGATCAAGAAGATTAACGAAAAATATCCAGACAACATGGAAAAACGGGCGAAGGCCATGCAGGAGCTGTATCGCAAGCATGACTTCAAACCTCTGGCTGGTTGCCTACCGATGTTTATCCAACTGCCGATCTTTATTGGCCTGTATCGCTGTTTGAGCGTGGATGTTTCCTTGCGCCAAGAGCCGCTGATACCTGGGCTGGAATGGTGTTCGAATCTAGCTGGTCCAGACAGATTCTATGACTGGAGCAGCTGGATGCCTGAGATCATCGCTGGTCGCGGAACAGGTTGGTTCGGTCCGTACTTTAATATCTTGCCGATGGTCACGGTGGTGCTGTTTTTGGTGCAACAGAAGATGTTGATGCCCAAAGCCACCGACCCGCAAACGCAGATGACGCAGACGATGATGAAATTCATGACCATCTTCATGGGCGTGATCTTCTTCAAAGTGCCTGCTGGCCTATGCGTCTATTTCATCACGTCCAGTATTTGGTCGTTGGTCGAACGGCAGATCGTTAAGCGCACCTTGCCGCCACCCAATACGGCAGCGACGGCCGACAGTGCTGCAGCCGAACCACCACTCAAGCCGCGAGGCCGATTGAGTGAACGAGAGCGAAGGGAAATTGAACCCGACAAACCGAGCGCCATGGAGAAATGGCGCAGCATGTTGGACAAGCCTTCGGTGCGATCGGGCACACAGC
Proteins encoded in this window:
- the folP gene encoding dihydropteroate synthase yields the protein MGIVNVTPDSFSDGGQFPTALAAVEHGLRLEDAGADVLDVGGESTRPYSHPVTEDEELRRVVPVLEALSRRASAALSIDTSKSAVAQAAIDLGVEIINDVTGLEGDPEMLPLAVDSRVGVCVMHMRGSPQTMQDNPHYDNVVSDICDYLQRRATQLQVEGINPDRICLDPGIGFGKTHQHNLELLRSVQRLLKLSYPILIGHSRKGFVGKLIGDTQRSRDAGTLGISLAMACRGVHVLRVHDVAATVDAIHCFNLCYE
- a CDS encoding ABC transporter substrate-binding protein, with translation MRKFHRCYQLLTVLSLTFLASLTGCGSTESSKATSRDGQTLDSVVLMLNWYPEVEHGGFYAAKVHGIFEQFGLDVEIRPGGPSSPVAQELLTGRAQFAIGNADDVLLFREQQADIVALLAPVQNTPRCILVHAESAAKDLSSLAGMTLQANVGRPFVDYMQHLGLLRDVKVVPYSGSIANFIADKNTAIQAYSFSEPLLAAQQGVNSRSMMLSDVGFNPYASCLLATRQSITQNADLVRRMVHACQQGWQKYLQQPEQTNALILQLNTHAMTAQALEEGVKALRPLCLPQDTDAGTIGQMSLQRWRTLAEQFVELGLSTTERAAPEKAFTTEFLRSDVGEL
- a CDS encoding methyltransferase domain-containing protein; protein product: MSKTQWDAGLYDGKHAFVSQLGAGVLELLAPQAGERILDVGCGTGHLTSKIALSGAEVVGLDSSSEMIAQANRLYPHIQFIEADISKYHGQPTFDAIFSNAALHWVHRAEQAAQCMAALLKPAGRLVVEFGGRGNVQRIVGALQDVILEMTGQPVSAENYFPSISQYTGLLEQTGFEVRSAELFDRPTRLEDARHGLQNWLRMFRHQTLASVPVELWPELMIRIESRVRDSLWRDGAWWADYRRLRIVALRTAYSSPPETAIRAQATI
- a CDS encoding YidC/Oxa1 family insertase periplasmic-domain containing protein encodes the protein MDRRFFTWMMLTTGLFFLYLSMQKPADVKPKPDGPAKADVVEKNPLLRDSNQAGNAELTAAEPSGALPEQETPAAAAVERAADGFPSRLVTLGSMDPQKKYSLLLTLNTAGASVERVEMVGQSSPGKLLYKSLEHTGGYLGYLGLGESLNGLRVRSVPDGSPAALARCADVQGGLQVDDLLLKIQDSTVVTPVDVEACLRTMKAGQVVELTIKRGEQELRYSTQLSQAPLDVLRSVPFASEVIPGNRELGGLRTTLAAIDGTQIPSGKIVLPALARTLEADWEVQPVDVPGGSGVQFRMPLQNMLAQTEHPKLELVKRYRLLPQSESADGFLLDLETSVVNSNDQPVKVALRQEGPTGLSLEGWWYSVKLSQSFFSGAGHRDVALSDHTGVHSLKTTRDVFSFAKSNAAQPHSIFFSEGEPAERRSLRYIGLDSQYFNASLMPYEKSPESLTELARAGGRVIGDVESINKSQIQAANIGFWIDTQEKSLAAGESFTQRYSIFIGPKDSQVLSRYGLELAIEYGWFPWVAKPLGWLLHLFYNIVGNYGLAIIMLTVCVRLAMFPLGRRAAVTGQRMQELQPEIKKINEKYPDNMEKRAKAMQELYRKHDFKPLAGCLPMFIQLPIFIGLYRCLSVDVSLRQEPLIPGLEWCSNLAGPDRFYDWSSWMPEIIAGRGTGWFGPYFNILPMVTVVLFLVQQKMLMPKATDPQTQMTQTMMKFMTIFMGVIFFKVPAGLCVYFITSSIWSLVERQIVKRTLPPPNTAATADSAAAEPPLKPRGRLSERERREIEPDKPSAMEKWRSMLDKPSVRSGTQRGQSSRKRKKKGS
- the tkt gene encoding transketolase — encoded protein: MRHSTTTIEKLVVDTIRTLSMDAVQAANSGHPGTPMALAPVAFQLWTGSLRFAPDQPFWPGRDRFVLSCGHASMLLYSLLHLAGVKATDDQGQVLDRPSITLDNIRQFRQLHSPCAGHPEYGEAAGIETTTGPLGQGVGNSVGMAMAAKWLGATYNRRDFELFNYNVHALCGDGDLMEGVSYEAASLAGHLKLGNLCWIYDDNQITIEGETHLAFSENVEQRFTGLGWNVLRVADANDLDALAAAFESFEGCTDKPTLIIVRSVIGFGSPNKANSHSAHGSPLGEDEIKLTKEFYGWPDEKFLVPAEAVEYFADTLGKRGHEAHAQWLSLFSKYRANYPAEAQQLDALFARRLPAGWDSGLKPFSADDKPMATRVSSGKVLNMLAPHLPWMIGGSADLAPSTMTLLGGQSDFSNHDYSGRNFRFGIREHAMAAALNGMALSGLRPFGATFFVFTDYLRPSMRLSSLMHQPVLYVLTHDSIGVGEDGPTHQPVEHLAACRAIPGLFVYRPADANEVLECYRIIMQRGDQPAALVLSRQNVPTLDRSRYAPAAGVQRGGYVLSDCDGQPDCVLIGTGTEIELCLKAAEELSSLSIRARVVSMPCQELFDEQSAEYRDSVLPPSCATRIACEAGLRQGWDKYIGHDGYFVGMFGFGASGPAGTLYNHFKITADQIVACARIAVSGGEE
- a CDS encoding Gfo/Idh/MocA family oxidoreductase produces the protein MQRRTLLKAGVAAGLFHIVPRHVLGGPGHVPPSEKIHLALVGCGGRGREVLKDMMTHDDVRAIAVADPARDFSTKSYYYRDAGGRESTRQLIEQRYQPDDAGFRCAAFANFEELLSEVKDLDAIICGTPDHLHAYVSIKSMRAGKHVYCEKPLTHNIWEAREVARVAAETGLATQMGNQGHSSEGMRKTVEWIQAGAVGTVRHVKAWVGAKRWNPTLSGRPTDQEPTPEGLDWDLWLGPREPIAFSSKYFPVAWRDFWAFGNSNIGDFACHDLDAACWALDLKYPTRIEFSPAGTCNADIGPHGCIGYYEFPATAHRAAVKVTWHDGGLLPQLPKQWPKDQKFPSRGVLFEGDEGVLYCGGAGGAPQVVGRPDYTGPEASIPRVASHSRDWLDAIRGGPNTGSNFQYGAKLTELAMLGALSLRTGQAIDWDGPNMTASDCPEATEIIREPYRAAWSLNS